The following coding sequences are from one Veillonella rodentium window:
- the nifJ gene encoding pyruvate:ferredoxin (flavodoxin) oxidoreductase: MSRKFKTMDGNQAAAHVSYGFTEVAAIYPITPSSPMPEHVDEWAATGRKNIFGNTVQVVEMQSEAGAAAAFHGSLQAGALTTTFTSSQGLLLMLPNLYKVAGELLPGVFQVAARALAAHALAIFGDHQDVMAARAAGCAMLAESSVQEVMDLSAVAHLTAIKTRVPFINFFDGFRTSHEIQKIQIWDYEDLKPLVDMDAVKAFRKNALNPDAPVTRGTAENPDVYFQHREAANKFYLNVPDVVEHYMNEINKLAGTDYQLFNYVGAPDATDVVVTMGSSAQVVESTVEYLNKLGRKVGFINVHLFRPFATDRLLKVLPKTVERIAVLDRTKEPGALAEPLFLDVQAAVVDGGRNIKVIAGRYGLSSKDVIPADIVAVFDNLADKNGKKFFTLGINDDVTFLSLERAKDVDVHTEGLTECKFWGFGSDGTVGANKSAIKIIGDHTDMYAQAYFDYDSKKSGGVTMSHLRFGKNPINQPYLVTEPHFVACHRQSYVHEYDLIRGIKKGGTFLLNCTWSPEELTEHLPAKLRREIAEKELNFYIINAAKIASEIGLGGRINMVTQAAFFKLTEIIPVDDAVKYLKESVVTSYGKKGQNIVDMNNAAIDQGVGALVKVDVPADWKNAVDEGHEKVKPGCESCPSFVKNIAQPINAQAGYDLPVSTFAGYEDGTLPAGTAKYEKRGPALFVPKWLPENCIQCNQCSFVCPHATIRPILATEAEVAAAPEHFDTIPALGAKDLQFRIAVSPLDCLGCGNCVDICPAPKGKAIVMTSIDSEIEQAEAWNYGVNLPVKENPMKKDTVKGSQFEQPLFEFSGACAGCGETPYAKLITQLFGDRMMIANATGCSSIWGASMPASPYTTNQLGQGPSWANSLFEDNAEFGYGMYIGVKKIREQLAEVAAKAAETATGELKEALEQWLEFANLGASSRERSARLVAAIEAEGATTPELKELLEKKQFLVKRSHWIFGGDGWAYDIGFGGVDHVLASGEDINIFVFDTEVYSNTGGQASKSTHVAAVAQFAASGKRTKKKDLGMMAMSYGYVYVAQVAMGADKNQLMKALAEAEAYPGPSLIIAYSPCINHGIKAGMGKAQEEQRKAVAAGYWDLYRYNPLLKEDGKNPFSLDSKEPTESFQDFLKGEVRYASLAKAAPDVAEELFAKTEQDAKERRLSYVRLQKGFDDVK, encoded by the coding sequence ATGAGTCGTAAATTTAAAACTATGGACGGCAACCAAGCGGCTGCTCACGTTTCTTACGGTTTTACAGAAGTAGCGGCGATTTATCCAATCACTCCATCTTCTCCAATGCCGGAACACGTTGACGAATGGGCTGCAACTGGTCGTAAAAACATCTTCGGCAACACTGTTCAAGTTGTAGAAATGCAATCTGAAGCGGGTGCTGCTGCCGCATTCCACGGTTCCTTGCAAGCTGGCGCATTAACAACAACTTTTACATCTTCTCAAGGTTTGTTATTGATGCTTCCTAACTTATATAAAGTTGCAGGTGAATTACTTCCAGGTGTATTCCAGGTAGCTGCTCGTGCTTTGGCTGCACATGCATTGGCTATCTTCGGTGACCATCAGGACGTAATGGCTGCTCGTGCAGCTGGCTGCGCTATGCTTGCTGAATCCTCCGTACAAGAAGTAATGGACTTGTCTGCAGTTGCTCATTTGACTGCTATTAAAACTCGTGTACCTTTCATCAACTTCTTCGACGGTTTCCGTACATCCCATGAAATTCAAAAAATTCAGATCTGGGATTATGAAGATTTGAAACCATTGGTTGACATGGACGCTGTAAAAGCATTCCGTAAAAATGCTTTGAATCCTGATGCGCCTGTAACTCGTGGTACTGCAGAAAACCCTGACGTATACTTCCAACATCGCGAAGCAGCTAACAAATTCTACTTGAACGTTCCTGACGTTGTAGAACATTACATGAACGAAATCAACAAGTTGGCTGGTACTGATTATCAATTGTTCAACTATGTAGGTGCTCCTGATGCGACTGATGTTGTTGTAACGATGGGTTCTTCCGCTCAAGTAGTAGAATCCACTGTTGAATACCTCAACAAATTGGGCCGTAAAGTCGGTTTCATCAACGTTCACTTGTTCCGTCCATTCGCAACAGATCGTTTGTTGAAAGTACTTCCTAAAACTGTTGAACGCATTGCGGTTCTTGATCGTACTAAAGAACCTGGCGCATTGGCTGAACCATTGTTCTTGGACGTACAGGCGGCTGTAGTTGACGGCGGCCGTAACATCAAAGTTATCGCCGGTCGTTATGGTTTGAGCTCCAAAGACGTTATCCCTGCAGACATCGTTGCTGTATTCGATAACTTGGCAGATAAAAACGGTAAGAAATTCTTCACATTGGGCATCAATGACGATGTGACATTCTTGTCCTTGGAACGCGCTAAAGACGTAGACGTTCACACTGAAGGTTTAACTGAATGTAAATTCTGGGGCTTCGGTTCTGACGGTACTGTAGGTGCGAACAAATCCGCTATTAAAATCATCGGTGACCACACTGACATGTATGCTCAAGCATACTTCGATTACGACTCCAAAAAATCCGGTGGCGTAACAATGTCTCACCTTCGTTTTGGTAAAAACCCGATTAACCAACCATACTTGGTAACTGAACCACATTTCGTAGCGTGTCACCGTCAATCTTATGTACATGAATACGATCTAATCCGTGGCATCAAAAAAGGCGGTACGTTCCTATTGAACTGTACTTGGTCTCCGGAAGAATTGACTGAACATTTGCCTGCTAAATTGCGTCGCGAAATTGCTGAGAAAGAATTGAACTTCTACATCATCAATGCTGCGAAAATCGCTTCTGAAATCGGTTTGGGCGGTCGTATCAACATGGTAACACAAGCTGCTTTCTTCAAATTGACTGAAATTATCCCTGTAGATGACGCTGTTAAATACCTTAAAGAATCCGTAGTAACTTCCTATGGTAAAAAAGGTCAGAACATCGTCGACATGAACAATGCCGCTATCGATCAAGGCGTCGGCGCTTTGGTGAAAGTAGATGTTCCTGCAGACTGGAAAAATGCTGTTGACGAAGGTCATGAAAAAGTTAAACCTGGTTGCGAATCTTGCCCATCTTTCGTTAAAAACATTGCACAACCAATCAATGCACAAGCCGGTTATGATCTTCCTGTATCCACATTCGCTGGTTACGAAGACGGTACATTACCTGCCGGTACTGCTAAATACGAAAAACGCGGTCCTGCATTGTTCGTTCCAAAATGGTTACCTGAAAACTGTATCCAATGTAACCAATGTTCTTTCGTATGTCCACATGCTACAATTCGTCCAATCTTGGCAACTGAAGCAGAAGTGGCAGCGGCTCCTGAACATTTCGATACAATCCCTGCACTTGGTGCTAAAGACCTTCAATTCCGTATCGCCGTATCCCCATTAGATTGCTTGGGTTGCGGTAACTGCGTTGATATCTGTCCTGCACCAAAAGGCAAAGCTATCGTAATGACTTCCATCGATTCCGAAATCGAACAAGCTGAAGCTTGGAATTACGGTGTAAACCTTCCTGTAAAAGAAAATCCTATGAAGAAGGATACTGTTAAAGGCTCCCAATTTGAACAACCATTGTTCGAATTCTCTGGCGCTTGCGCAGGTTGCGGTGAAACTCCTTACGCTAAATTGATTACTCAATTGTTCGGCGACCGTATGATGATTGCGAATGCTACCGGCTGTTCCTCCATCTGGGGTGCTTCCATGCCTGCATCTCCATACACTACTAACCAACTTGGTCAAGGTCCTTCCTGGGCAAACTCCTTGTTCGAAGACAATGCTGAGTTCGGTTACGGTATGTACATCGGTGTTAAAAAGATTCGTGAACAGTTGGCGGAAGTAGCTGCAAAAGCAGCTGAAACTGCAACAGGCGAATTGAAAGAAGCTTTGGAACAATGGTTAGAATTTGCTAACCTTGGCGCTTCCAGCCGTGAACGTTCCGCTCGTTTGGTAGCGGCAATCGAAGCTGAAGGTGCTACAACTCCTGAACTTAAAGAACTTCTTGAAAAGAAACAATTCTTGGTTAAACGTTCTCACTGGATCTTCGGTGGTGACGGCTGGGCTTACGATATCGGCTTCGGCGGTGTTGACCATGTATTAGCTTCCGGCGAAGACATCAACATCTTCGTATTCGATACAGAAGTTTACTCCAATACTGGCGGTCAAGCTTCTAAATCCACTCACGTTGCTGCAGTAGCTCAATTCGCTGCTTCCGGTAAACGTACTAAGAAGAAAGATCTCGGTATGATGGCTATGTCCTACGGTTATGTATACGTAGCACAAGTAGCTATGGGCGCTGACAAAAACCAATTGATGAAAGCATTGGCGGAAGCAGAAGCTTATCCAGGTCCATCCCTAATCATCGCTTACAGCCCATGTATCAACCATGGTATCAAAGCTGGTATGGGTAAAGCTCAGGAAGAACAACGCAAAGCTGTTGCAGCTGGTTACTGGGATCTTTACAGATACAACCCTCTACTTAAAGAAGACGGTAAAAATCCATTCTCCTTGGATTCCAAAGAACCGACTGAAAGCTTCCAAGACTTCCTTAAAGGTGAAGTACGTTACGCTTCCTTGGCTAAAGCGGCTCCTGATGTGGCAGAAGAATTGTTCGCTAAAACTGAACAAGACGCTAAAGAACGTCGCTTGAGTTATGTTCGCTTACAAAAAGGTTTTGACGACGTAAAATAA
- a CDS encoding methyltransferase regulatory domain-containing protein gives MSKNTAKVKTDTQQTIYKELGYKSYPFPFTTPAYLEAYGTLVGLTVPAAKTARVLELGATYGGNIISQALHNPEATFIGVELSQDQVEKGNKIIADAGLDNVSLVQGDIVNFDKSMGTFDYIIAHGLYSWVDDEMKDKILEIIEDHLADNGLAYVSYNAYPGWHTMDEVRQLMLFANRDQAQLTHKKKVKHGKTIGSFVGSQILNYENLTERNIKFLGALKSVMQKDDYYVGHDHLEPHNDPCYFYQFYDHLERHNLAYVCDADLTLSMVRTYDESMAEQLEKLAPKNHVAQEQYLDFILDTTFRKSILCKAEAVKNLNYDVSNPLKVNSLPVRTIVNGFTFQILFDEEALAMFDNDIVRDTFQALIKDGGIFTMIEALAVLKAAHDAVHDDDTTLEDEVCALYKAIVEHMVRGGIRFYKTFPQKQEFMDGLSYIPERFTQFVKAVVDGGHEYVYGANLFNDAIGDISSEDLLFMELLSRPKSRSTVIRQIKDALFSADKAQSGKNQTAMAEAFYTELTKRMEQLGYVRNKQPESIS, from the coding sequence ATGTCAAAGAATACAGCGAAGGTGAAGACCGATACACAACAAACAATCTATAAGGAACTGGGGTATAAATCATATCCGTTTCCATTTACGACACCGGCCTATTTAGAGGCTTACGGCACCTTGGTTGGACTTACTGTGCCTGCGGCAAAAACTGCTCGCGTATTGGAGCTGGGGGCTACATACGGTGGAAATATTATTTCACAAGCATTACATAATCCTGAGGCGACCTTTATAGGCGTTGAGCTTTCACAGGATCAGGTGGAGAAGGGGAATAAGATCATAGCTGATGCAGGACTTGATAATGTGTCATTGGTTCAAGGGGATATCGTGAATTTTGATAAATCTATGGGTACTTTTGACTATATCATTGCGCATGGCCTCTATTCATGGGTTGATGACGAGATGAAGGACAAGATTCTGGAGATTATCGAAGATCATTTAGCAGATAACGGTCTTGCTTATGTATCTTACAATGCTTATCCGGGATGGCATACGATGGACGAGGTTCGTCAGTTGATGTTGTTTGCAAATCGCGACCAGGCTCAGCTGACTCATAAGAAGAAGGTGAAGCACGGTAAAACGATCGGTAGTTTTGTGGGTTCTCAAATCCTTAATTATGAAAACTTAACGGAGCGGAATATCAAGTTTCTTGGTGCTCTAAAGTCCGTTATGCAAAAGGACGACTATTATGTTGGTCATGACCATTTGGAACCGCATAACGATCCGTGTTATTTTTACCAATTCTATGACCACCTGGAACGTCATAATCTCGCCTATGTATGTGATGCTGATTTGACGCTGTCCATGGTTCGTACTTATGATGAAAGTATGGCGGAACAGCTGGAGAAATTGGCGCCGAAAAATCATGTGGCACAGGAACAGTATCTGGATTTTATTTTGGATACCACATTCCGTAAGTCCATTCTCTGTAAGGCTGAGGCAGTTAAGAATCTTAACTATGATGTGTCCAATCCGTTGAAGGTTAATAGTTTACCTGTGCGGACTATTGTTAATGGATTTACATTCCAGATCCTTTTTGATGAAGAGGCGTTGGCGATGTTTGATAATGACATTGTGCGCGATACATTCCAGGCCCTCATAAAGGACGGCGGAATCTTTACTATGATCGAGGCGCTTGCCGTTTTAAAAGCTGCACATGATGCTGTTCACGATGATGATACTACATTGGAGGATGAAGTATGTGCATTGTATAAGGCCATTGTAGAGCACATGGTACGCGGAGGTATCCGGTTCTACAAAACCTTCCCGCAGAAACAGGAGTTTATGGATGGACTTTCATACATACCGGAACGCTTTACGCAATTTGTGAAAGCCGTTGTGGACGGCGGCCATGAGTATGTATATGGGGCGAATCTGTTTAATGATGCCATCGGGGACATTTCTTCGGAGGACTTGCTCTTTATGGAACTGTTGAGTCGCCCGAAGTCCAGGTCTACCGTAATTCGTCAAATTAAGGATGCTCTCTTTAGTGCGGATAAGGCGCAGTCGGGGAAAAATCAGACCGCCATGGCTGAGGCCTTTTATACGGAACTGACAAAGCGTATGGAACAGTTAGGTTACGTTAGAAATAAGCAGCCTGAATCCATTTCCTGA
- a CDS encoding LysR family transcriptional regulator, with the protein MDFHHLKYFVEVADQKSFSKAARNLHISQSAISRTIKALEDELGVVLFMRNAKSVELTDGGTIFLTHAKRVVFMFEHLKTDFENEFRLEQGSIRIGIPPITDAPIFAQLLGEFKKVYPQIELELYEQGSKKVEISVQEGLIDIGIICTKPNPKEFESFYLTSDPLSVIIPKSSPLAKEKEIRLEMLADESFVLHKDDFNLHDEIIKACKHTGFQPHIVFETSQRDLMLQTVSADLAIALLPSRLCPEVGESSDVSSRVVVRPLVPEIIHTLYVIWKKGHYLSHASRLWLDFVNSKLPLPGLQLEERQ; encoded by the coding sequence ATGGATTTTCATCATTTGAAATACTTCGTAGAAGTAGCTGATCAAAAAAGCTTCAGTAAAGCTGCGAGAAATTTACATATTTCTCAATCAGCAATTAGCCGCACCATTAAAGCTCTTGAGGATGAATTAGGCGTAGTGCTTTTCATGCGAAACGCTAAATCCGTAGAGCTTACTGACGGGGGCACGATTTTCCTCACCCATGCTAAACGCGTTGTATTCATGTTTGAACATCTAAAAACAGATTTTGAAAACGAATTTCGTTTAGAACAGGGTTCTATTCGAATCGGTATTCCGCCTATTACAGACGCACCGATTTTTGCACAACTTTTAGGGGAATTTAAGAAAGTATATCCGCAAATCGAATTGGAACTCTACGAACAAGGTTCCAAGAAAGTGGAAATCAGTGTCCAGGAAGGTTTAATCGATATCGGGATTATCTGTACGAAACCTAATCCGAAGGAATTTGAATCGTTCTATTTGACCAGCGATCCCCTCTCCGTCATCATTCCAAAGTCCAGCCCTTTGGCTAAGGAAAAGGAAATCCGCTTGGAAATGCTGGCTGACGAATCCTTCGTACTGCACAAGGACGATTTCAACCTTCATGATGAAATTATCAAGGCATGTAAACATACAGGCTTCCAACCTCATATCGTATTCGAGACAAGCCAGCGGGATCTCATGTTGCAGACGGTCAGTGCCGATCTTGCGATTGCATTATTGCCTTCCCGTCTCTGCCCTGAGGTCGGTGAAAGCTCCGACGTCAGCTCCAGAGTTGTCGTAAGACCGCTAGTGCCTGAAATCATTCACACCCTCTACGTAATTTGGAAAAAAGGCCACTACCTCTCCCATGCATCTCGCTTGTGGTTAGACTTTGTAAATTCCAAACTACCATTACCAGGATTACAACTTGAGGAACGCCAATAA
- the citD gene encoding citrate lyase acyl carrier protein, which translates to MAQLVKAAQAGFDEKNDALVTVEPIASGIEIELTSKVIRQYGDQIKSVILNTVKEAGYDGVKVTVQDKNAWDYTIKARVLGALERGSKA; encoded by the coding sequence ATGGCACAATTAGTAAAAGCCGCGCAAGCGGGCTTCGATGAAAAAAATGATGCATTAGTAACGGTGGAACCGATTGCTAGCGGCATCGAAATCGAATTAACATCCAAAGTTATTCGCCAATACGGCGACCAAATTAAATCCGTTATCTTGAACACAGTGAAAGAAGCCGGTTATGATGGCGTAAAAGTAACCGTACAAGATAAAAACGCTTGGGATTACACGATTAAAGCCCGCGTGTTGGGCGCATTGGAAAGGGGGAGCAAAGCATAA
- a CDS encoding HpcH/HpaI aldolase/citrate lyase family protein, which translates to MANDKTFPEVKTNPLTEAAKKRLSRSMMFVPGNTPKMINSADIHGSDSIMIDIEDSVPITEKDTARLLTAEALKSRKFRAETVVRINHPTQTPYGYDDLDVIVPAKPDMIRLPKTEDVSEVEIVAKKIEEVEKANGWPEGTINIIVAIESVRGLYNVREICHGPRVVAIALGAEDYRADLRTGKHKPAVELLFARQTILHAAREAGIRVIDTVFSDVKDPQGFREEVEFIKALGYDGKSCIHPSQIKIIHEVFTPDEKEIAHSVKVLNSYADALRNNKGVISVDGKMIDGPIVVRAQRVVDKARAAGIKVELEEGAEYDVK; encoded by the coding sequence ATGGCTAACGATAAAACATTTCCTGAAGTTAAAACAAATCCATTAACGGAGGCAGCTAAAAAACGCTTGTCCCGTTCCATGATGTTCGTACCGGGTAATACACCTAAAATGATTAACAGTGCTGACATTCACGGCTCTGACTCCATCATGATCGATATCGAAGATTCCGTGCCAATTACAGAAAAAGACACAGCTCGTCTTTTAACTGCAGAAGCATTGAAATCCCGTAAATTCCGTGCAGAAACAGTTGTTCGTATCAACCATCCTACACAGACACCTTATGGCTATGACGATCTTGATGTCATCGTTCCAGCTAAACCTGATATGATTCGTTTACCTAAAACTGAAGACGTTTCTGAAGTTGAAATCGTAGCGAAGAAGATTGAAGAAGTGGAAAAAGCTAACGGTTGGCCGGAAGGCACAATCAACATTATCGTGGCTATTGAATCCGTTCGCGGCTTATACAATGTTCGTGAAATCTGTCACGGCCCTCGCGTAGTTGCTATCGCTCTCGGCGCTGAAGACTACCGTGCTGACCTTCGTACAGGTAAACATAAACCGGCTGTTGAATTGTTGTTCGCTCGTCAGACAATCCTTCATGCAGCACGCGAAGCGGGTATCCGAGTAATCGATACGGTGTTCTCCGACGTGAAAGATCCTCAAGGCTTCCGCGAAGAAGTTGAATTTATTAAAGCGTTGGGATATGACGGCAAGTCCTGTATCCATCCAAGCCAAATCAAAATTATCCACGAAGTATTCACTCCTGATGAAAAAGAAATCGCTCATTCCGTTAAGGTATTGAACAGCTATGCCGATGCATTGCGCAACAATAAAGGCGTAATTTCCGTAGATGGTAAAATGATCGATGGCCCTATCGTAGTTCGTGCACAACGCGTAGTCGATAAAGCACGTGCAGCAGGCATTAAAGTTGAATTAGAGGAAGGAGCAGAATACGATGTTAAATAA
- the citF gene encoding citrate lyase subunit alpha — protein sequence MLNKVGRDIPTNIPALKGREVYQGEFAIEPKAHRAGKPVHMSRVGTNKVLASIDEAIEKAGVKDGMTLSFHHHLRNGDYVMKMVMERVQAKGIKDITIASSSLSPCHEFLVEMIQDGTVTAIETSGLRDRLGKFLTQNPGVLKRPVVIRSHGGRARAIESGEVHIDVAFMGAPTADPRGNATGRMGKSACGALGYAKVDSHYADTTVIITDNLVDYVHNYAIPQTDVDYVVPVESIGDPEGIASGAVGFTKNPIQIKIAELAGEFLDQAGIIKDGFVFQLGAGGAPLTVAKFIAEKLRKRGEVGGFAIGGATGILTGMLEEGLIRAIYDTQTFDTTAAASLDKNPAHIEMSASMYANPWTDCTTNYLDVVFLGATEIDLDFNVNVMTDSNGVLMGASGGHSDTAAGAKCTVITCPLIRGRLPMIRDKVATVITPGSSVDVLVTEYGIAINPARNDLIERFKDSNLPIYTIEELRQLAFDLVGKPQDIPVSDKDEDIVAIVEYRDGSILDVVRKPL from the coding sequence ATGTTAAATAAAGTAGGTCGCGATATCCCGACAAATATTCCCGCATTAAAAGGTCGCGAAGTATATCAAGGTGAATTCGCAATCGAACCTAAAGCTCATCGCGCAGGTAAACCTGTACATATGAGCCGTGTGGGTACTAATAAAGTACTTGCTTCCATCGATGAAGCAATCGAAAAAGCCGGCGTAAAAGATGGTATGACATTGTCCTTCCATCATCATTTACGCAACGGCGACTATGTAATGAAAATGGTTATGGAACGCGTTCAGGCGAAAGGCATTAAGGACATTACCATCGCGTCCTCTTCTTTGTCCCCATGCCATGAATTCTTGGTGGAAATGATTCAGGACGGTACCGTTACAGCTATTGAAACATCCGGTTTACGCGATCGCCTCGGTAAATTCTTGACTCAAAACCCTGGCGTATTGAAACGTCCTGTAGTGATTCGCTCCCACGGTGGCCGTGCTCGCGCTATCGAATCCGGCGAAGTTCATATCGACGTAGCTTTCATGGGCGCACCTACAGCTGATCCACGCGGTAATGCAACCGGTCGTATGGGTAAATCCGCATGTGGCGCACTCGGTTATGCTAAGGTTGATTCTCACTATGCAGATACAACCGTTATTATTACGGATAATTTGGTTGATTATGTACATAACTATGCAATTCCTCAAACTGACGTAGATTATGTTGTTCCTGTTGAAAGCATCGGTGATCCGGAAGGTATAGCTTCCGGTGCGGTAGGTTTCACTAAAAACCCTATCCAGATTAAGATTGCTGAATTGGCCGGTGAATTCCTTGATCAGGCGGGCATCATCAAAGACGGTTTCGTATTCCAATTGGGCGCCGGCGGTGCTCCTTTGACTGTTGCGAAATTCATCGCTGAAAAACTTCGCAAACGCGGTGAAGTAGGTGGCTTCGCTATCGGTGGCGCTACTGGTATCTTGACTGGTATGCTTGAAGAAGGCTTGATTCGTGCCATTTACGATACTCAAACATTCGATACTACTGCAGCAGCTTCCTTGGATAAAAACCCTGCACACATCGAAATGTCCGCTTCCATGTACGCTAACCCATGGACAGACTGCACTACAAACTACTTAGACGTAGTATTCCTTGGTGCTACTGAAATTGACCTTGATTTTAATGTAAACGTAATGACTGACTCCAACGGTGTATTGATGGGCGCTTCCGGCGGTCACTCCGATACAGCGGCAGGTGCTAAATGCACAGTTATTACTTGTCCATTGATCCGCGGCCGCTTGCCGATGATCCGTGACAAAGTAGCAACTGTTATTACACCGGGCTCCTCCGTTGACGTACTCGTTACCGAATACGGTATCGCAATAAATCCGGCTCGCAACGATTTGATTGAACGCTTCAAAGACAGCAACTTGCCTATCTACACAATTGAAGAATTACGACAATTAGCATTCGACTTGGTAGGTAAACCACAAGATATCCCTGTATCCGACAAAGACGAAGATATCGTGGCAATCGTAGAATACCGCGATGGTTCTATCCTTGACGTGGTTCGCAAACCTCTATAA